The sequence below is a genomic window from Halomonas halophila.
GGCATGACCGACCACTACGCGGTGGATCTGGCTCAGGAGATGGGCGGGCGGCTCAGGGGCGACTGAGCGGCGGGCCTCTGCGGCGCCGGTTCAGGCCGTCAGCTGCAGCGGCGGCTCCCCGTCAGGATCGCGATCGTCGTCGTCCAGGCCGATGACGCGGCGGATGGCGTCGCCGATGCGCCGGCTGCTGTTGGCGATGCCCTGGTTGCCGAACAGGCGGTTGAACTCGAACACGTAGGGATGCCCGTCGACCATGGCGATGTCGAAGCCGGCGTGGTCGATGTCGAGCTCGCGGGCCAGGCGGCGGGCCAGACCGATGGCCGCCTCGGGAATCGCCGCGTGGTCGATTCGTCCGCCCTGGCTGACGTTGGCGCGATAGCCCTCGAGCGGCGTGATCCGCCAGTAGGCGGCGATCACCTCGCCGACGACCAGCACGATGCGCAGGTCACGGTCGATCGGCAGCCGCGCCTGGGCATACAGCACCGGCTCCTCGGCGACGTGGTCGTCGAGATCCTGGCGCGACGCGATCAGCCGTACGCCCTCGCCCATGGCGCTCTTGATGCGCTTGGCGATGAAGGGGTAGCCGAAGCGCGCCTCGATGTGGTCGAGAGCGGCGCGGGAGGTGCCGCGAATCTCGGTGGGCGGCACGTGCTCGGGGCACAGTGCCAGGAAGGCGCGGGTCTGCTGGACCTTGTCGTGGCCCAGGTGGTAGCTGGCCAGACTCGGGAAGATGCGCGCGCCGAGCCCGTAGGCCAGGGCATTGACCTGCCAGTATTCGGGGAACAGCAGCCAGTCCGCCTGACGGATCTCCTCCAGGTGATCGTACATGCGTTCCGGCTTGATATAGCGCACCCCGGGAATCCCCAGGGTGCGAAAAACGTCGAACGTGATGAGTTTCATGGTGATGAAAAGGCCATCTCCTGCGAAGGCGGCGAATTATTATCCGCCTTCATGGTTCTGGCAAGCGTTATCGGCCCTCGGGCATCCCCGAGGCAGGCATGATGAGGAGGAGCGCACGACAGTGAAGCGTGCTAGACCGTATTGGCGGCCGAAGAAGGTGCTGCTGATGGGGCTGCTGGGCGGCTGGCTGGCCGTGACCTCGGCCCTGCCGGCCTCGGCGTCATCGCCACTGGCGCTGGACGGTGTCGATCACTACACCTTGGCGCTGACCTGGCATCCCGGCTTCTGCGCCAGTCGCTCGCGGCCGCCACGAGAGTGCCGGGAGGCCCGGCTGCGGCGCGGGGCGGACGACGGCTTCGTGCTGCACGGGCTCTGGGCCTCGCTACCCGACGACTTCCGCGAGCGCGGGGTCACGCGTCGTGACTGGTGGCGCCAGGGATGCTTCCTGGAAACGCCACGGCCGGACGGTGGTTTCTGCCGCGCCCATGCGCCGCTGGCGCTGCCGGACGCCCTCGGGCGGCGGCTGGATCGTGCCATGCCGGGGCGGGCGAGCTGCCTGGATCGCTACCAGTACGCCAAGCACGCGGCCTGCCTGGCGCTGCCCGAGGAAGCGCTGTT
It includes:
- a CDS encoding ATP-grasp domain-containing protein, whose protein sequence is MKLITFDVFRTLGIPGVRYIKPERMYDHLEEIRQADWLLFPEYWQVNALAYGLGARIFPSLASYHLGHDKVQQTRAFLALCPEHVPPTEIRGTSRAALDHIEARFGYPFIAKRIKSAMGEGVRLIASRQDLDDHVAEEPVLYAQARLPIDRDLRIVLVVGEVIAAYWRITPLEGYRANVSQGGRIDHAAIPEAAIGLARRLARELDIDHAGFDIAMVDGHPYVFEFNRLFGNQGIANSSRRIGDAIRRVIGLDDDDRDPDGEPPLQLTA
- a CDS encoding ribonuclease T2 family protein, yielding MKRARPYWRPKKVLLMGLLGGWLAVTSALPASASSPLALDGVDHYTLALTWHPGFCASRSRPPRECREARLRRGADDGFVLHGLWASLPDDFRERGVTRRDWWRQGCFLETPRPDGGFCRAHAPLALPDALGRRLDRAMPGRASCLDRYQYAKHAACLALPEEALFATSLELLEAVNDSAFGDFVALHRGGVVGRNALIDAFEAAFGEGRGRALRLECRGRGNRLLTEVRIGIDAEALDRFPSADSLVRLGRGRCATRVRIADFD